From Domibacillus sp. DTU_2020_1001157_1_SI_ALB_TIR_016, a single genomic window includes:
- a CDS encoding PspA/IM30 family protein has translation MFQFFKRVQTYVGSELNAALDKAEDPVKMLDQFMREMSADIRDAETAVAKQLANEKMLKKKYDDANSMVEKRQQQAIDALEAGNEDLARRALEDKNNHAKQAESMKEAHKQAAEDVAVLREKLAEMKREYEEMQLKKDSLKARAESAKTRTKMNRAMSSIGGDESRRGFERMEEKVMQYEAEAETSEDLRAGSRSLDDELAALKKNSAVDDELAALKQKLGKE, from the coding sequence ATGTTTCAATTTTTTAAACGTGTACAAACATACGTAGGTTCCGAGCTGAATGCGGCACTTGATAAAGCGGAAGACCCGGTGAAAATGCTCGATCAGTTTATGCGGGAAATGTCAGCAGATATTCGTGACGCGGAAACAGCCGTTGCCAAGCAGCTTGCCAACGAAAAAATGCTGAAAAAAAAATATGACGACGCAAACAGCATGGTGGAAAAGCGCCAGCAGCAGGCCATTGACGCTCTTGAAGCAGGAAATGAGGATCTGGCACGCCGGGCGCTTGAGGATAAAAACAATCATGCGAAGCAAGCGGAGTCCATGAAAGAAGCACATAAGCAGGCGGCAGAGGATGTGGCTGTTCTTCGTGAGAAGCTGGCAGAAATGAAGCGTGAATATGAAGAAATGCAGCTGAAAAAAGATTCATTAAAAGCGCGCGCTGAATCGGCCAAAACGCGCACAAAGATGAACCGCGCCATGTCTTCTATCGGCGGGGATGAATCAAGACGCGGCTTTGAGCGTATGGAAGAAAAAGTGATGCAGTATGAAGCAGAAGCTGAAACGTCAGAGGATTTGCGTGCAGGTTCGCGTAGCCTTGATGACGAACTTGCTGCTTTAAAGAAAAACAGCGCAGTAGATGACGAACTCGCCGCACTTAAGCAAAAGCTCGGAAAAGAATAA
- a CDS encoding DUF4178 domain-containing protein: MGFWKKLFGSTAETVPETKERTLLNLQVGDFVTYDLADYEVTGKIHYNDSGYTWDAYQLAASGKTLWLSVELDDELEVGMYKKVRIPGLEPGAQKVTHDGRTYYLEESGRAYVKAEGRSENVHGRNVDYYDYTDDSEEHFLSVEVWGGDVEVSYGYEIEEYEITILAGS; this comes from the coding sequence ATGGGGTTTTGGAAGAAGCTTTTTGGAAGCACTGCAGAAACCGTACCGGAAACAAAAGAGCGGACTCTGTTGAATTTACAGGTTGGCGATTTTGTCACGTATGACTTAGCCGATTATGAAGTAACAGGAAAAATCCATTACAATGACAGCGGTTATACGTGGGATGCTTATCAGCTTGCTGCATCCGGTAAAACCCTTTGGCTGAGCGTGGAGCTCGATGATGAGCTGGAAGTTGGCATGTATAAAAAGGTACGGATCCCCGGATTAGAGCCGGGAGCGCAAAAAGTAACGCATGATGGGCGCACATACTACCTTGAAGAAAGCGGACGTGCTTATGTAAAAGCAGAAGGCCGAAGTGAAAACGTCCACGGCAGAAACGTTGATTACTACGATTATACAGATGATTCGGAAGAACACTTTTTGTCTGTGGAAGTATGGGGCGGCGATGTCGAAGTCAGCTATGGATACGAAATTGAAGAATATGAAATCACTATTTTAGCGGGAAGCTAA
- a CDS encoding YegS/Rv2252/BmrU family lipid kinase, translating into MKLISWTYTKRYNVKAVFDRFPQSNVIFRLINKYYFIYIVNWSEQDPPVRKQDLERMELLLNDELGTGQFYRNRRSSKQGGKGSMKRAMIIANPSSGKEQAEEYIDSIYKQLQVSGYEVETRLTRGEGDAMLFAKEACERHLDAVIAMGGDGTMNETVNGLSEQPHRPVMGVVPLGTVNDFARALHIPLEPEEAIRVLGGRTKPADIGKVNGRYFLNILAIGGIAEAAGEVTSAQKTTLGALAYFVEGFKTLRDKTPFPLTIETQDRTFEEEALIFLAALTNSVGGFEKLAPEAKSADGFFHCFIVKDVALPKLIRIGANLLKGDLGEDPDVLYFRSQKLNVRSTTELKANVDGDMGGAVPLSLEVLQGHIKVFIP; encoded by the coding sequence ATGAAATTAATCAGCTGGACGTATACAAAGCGGTATAACGTGAAAGCCGTATTTGATCGGTTTCCGCAATCGAATGTGATTTTCCGGCTTATAAACAAATATTATTTTATTTATATTGTGAACTGGTCGGAGCAGGATCCGCCGGTTCGTAAGCAGGATTTGGAGAGGATGGAGCTGCTGTTGAACGATGAACTTGGAACCGGACAGTTTTACCGGAATCGCCGATCAAGTAAACAAGGAGGCAAAGGAAGCATGAAAAGAGCCATGATTATTGCGAATCCTTCTTCTGGAAAAGAACAGGCGGAGGAATACATTGACTCTATTTATAAACAACTCCAGGTGTCAGGATATGAGGTGGAAACCCGTTTAACCAGAGGGGAAGGAGACGCCATGCTTTTTGCAAAAGAAGCCTGCGAACGGCATTTGGATGCAGTGATTGCAATGGGCGGAGATGGAACGATGAACGAAACTGTAAACGGTCTGTCTGAACAGCCGCACCGCCCTGTTATGGGGGTTGTTCCGCTCGGTACCGTAAATGATTTTGCGCGTGCGCTGCATATTCCGCTCGAGCCGGAGGAGGCTATTCGGGTATTAGGAGGCAGAACAAAGCCTGCTGATATTGGCAAAGTAAATGGCCGTTATTTTTTAAATATTTTAGCCATTGGCGGGATTGCAGAAGCAGCCGGTGAAGTAACGTCGGCTCAAAAAACGACGCTGGGCGCGCTCGCTTATTTCGTAGAAGGCTTTAAAACCCTGCGAGATAAAACACCATTTCCATTGACAATTGAAACGCAGGACCGGACATTTGAAGAAGAAGCCCTTATTTTTCTGGCCGCTCTTACAAATTCAGTGGGCGGATTTGAAAAGCTTGCGCCTGAGGCAAAATCGGCAGATGGTTTTTTTCATTGCTTTATCGTTAAAGATGTAGCACTGCCAAAATTGATACGTATCGGTGCGAATTTATTAAAAGGAGACCTGGGAGAAGACCCGGATGTTTTATATTTCCGTTCCCAAAAATTGAATGTCCGCTCTACAACGGAATTAAAAGCAAATGTAGACGGCGATATGGGGGGTGCTGTTCCGCTGAGCCTCGAAGTACTGCAGGGCCATATTAAGGTGTTCATTCCATAA
- a CDS encoding HAD-IA family hydrolase — protein sequence MKKAVFFDLDDTLLDDRKSIQTAFDVTCGELSEKYEKDAAEIEKHVRTAAHAQYQTYDFYPVTLSIGINPFEGLWGNFGDVHHNGFRSMGDQIADYQLKAWENGLEQAGIPASEAEWARERFRNVRRKSAFVYEETFDVLNTLRDKGIRLLLLTNGAPSLQLEKLTMTPELVPYFEHVLISGHFGFGKPEKAIFDHALRLMDLEPGDVLMVGDNQGTDILGATRTGIESAWINHGGEGKIVEGANPVHTLSRLKDILSLIE from the coding sequence TTGAAAAAAGCTGTTTTTTTTGATCTTGATGATACACTGCTGGATGATAGAAAAAGCATCCAAACTGCATTTGATGTGACTTGCGGCGAGCTGTCGGAAAAATATGAAAAGGATGCAGCCGAGATAGAAAAACACGTCCGCACGGCTGCCCATGCGCAATATCAAACATATGACTTTTACCCGGTCACTCTTTCCATTGGAATCAATCCGTTTGAAGGTCTTTGGGGTAATTTCGGCGACGTGCACCATAACGGCTTCCGGTCTATGGGAGATCAAATTGCCGATTATCAATTAAAAGCCTGGGAAAATGGCTTGGAACAAGCCGGGATCCCTGCGTCCGAAGCAGAATGGGCACGCGAGCGTTTCCGTAACGTCCGCCGCAAATCTGCTTTTGTGTACGAAGAAACCTTTGATGTTTTAAACACATTGCGCGATAAAGGCATCCGCCTCCTGCTTTTAACCAATGGAGCTCCTTCGCTTCAATTGGAAAAGCTGACGATGACGCCGGAACTTGTCCCGTATTTTGAGCACGTGCTTATCTCCGGACATTTTGGTTTTGGAAAGCCGGAAAAAGCAATTTTTGACCACGCCCTCCGCTTAATGGACCTGGAGCCGGGTGATGTGTTAATGGTAGGCGATAATCAAGGCACGGACATTTTAGGTGCGACCCGCACCGGCATCGAATCAGCCTGGATTAACCATGGCGGAGAAGGAAAAATCGTTGAAGGAGCAAATCCTGTACACACACTCAGCCGGTTAAAAGATATTCTTTCACTGATCGAATAG
- a CDS encoding PH domain-containing protein, with the protein MFGKVAADVLGLSDVGAVIKPADYDKVDADDYIMHEDDEKIYFLIKSKADEYCFTNLGLVHVDGANAVSKKRLLRRYNYVANRVSSVYLETAGTVDLDVEIKFTLGTQTYSIDVHKKHLEELKDLYKALLKIAEMQQENEVNFGYAQQSLEMSANSIKNITKTQIDLAAEFEKVNAYAFDWLKKSSDTYRVKDFGAVFEKYINN; encoded by the coding sequence GTGTTTGGAAAAGTAGCAGCAGATGTATTAGGATTGAGTGATGTCGGAGCGGTGATTAAGCCTGCAGATTATGACAAGGTCGATGCAGACGATTACATTATGCATGAAGACGATGAGAAAATTTATTTTCTGATCAAATCAAAAGCAGATGAATATTGCTTTACCAATCTTGGGCTTGTTCACGTAGATGGAGCGAACGCAGTCAGCAAAAAGCGCCTGCTTCGCCGGTATAACTATGTGGCAAACCGTGTTTCAAGTGTGTACCTCGAAACAGCAGGTACTGTCGATCTGGATGTGGAAATCAAGTTTACGCTTGGAACCCAGACGTATTCGATTGATGTGCATAAAAAGCACCTGGAAGAGCTAAAGGATTTATACAAAGCGCTATTGAAAATTGCTGAAATGCAGCAGGAAAACGAAGTAAATTTTGGCTATGCGCAGCAAAGCTTAGAAATGTCCGCCAATTCTATTAAAAACATTACAAAAACACAAATTGATTTGGCTGCCGAGTTTGAAAAAGTGAATGCATACGCTTTTGACTGGCTGAAAAAATCGAGTGATACGTACCGGGTAAAAGACTTCGGTGCCGTATTTGAAAAATATATCAACAATTAA
- a CDS encoding YceI family protein, translating into MAVLTFDQVHSGIAFQVKHMMVSKTKGEFTSFNVQFDGDINQLEAAKWAVSIDTASIDTNNEDRDNHLRSGDFFNAEQHPKITFISDTIQKVSENEYEVTGQLTLKGITNTETFTVEYNGTSKSPLDGSTIAGFDAEGKINREAYGLTWNAPLETGGVLVGKDVKFSANFEFVVGE; encoded by the coding sequence ATGGCAGTATTAACATTTGACCAGGTACACAGCGGGATTGCGTTTCAAGTAAAACATATGATGGTATCGAAAACAAAAGGTGAATTTACAAGCTTTAATGTGCAATTTGACGGTGATATCAATCAATTAGAAGCTGCAAAATGGGCTGTATCGATTGATACGGCATCGATTGATACAAATAACGAAGATCGGGACAACCACCTTCGTTCAGGTGATTTCTTTAATGCGGAACAGCATCCGAAAATCACATTTATCAGCGATACGATCCAAAAGGTATCCGAAAATGAATACGAGGTAACTGGCCAGCTCACATTAAAAGGTATTACAAATACAGAGACATTTACCGTTGAATACAACGGAACATCAAAAAGCCCACTGGATGGCAGCACAATTGCCGGTTTTGATGCAGAAGGCAAAATAAACCGAGAAGCATACGGTTTAACATGGAATGCTCCGCTTGAAACAGGTGGCGTTCTTGTAGGAAAAGACGTAAAATTCAGTGCGAATTTTGAATTTGTCGTTGGTGAGTAA